A genomic stretch from Budorcas taxicolor isolate Tak-1 chromosome 15, Takin1.1, whole genome shotgun sequence includes:
- the LOC128060453 gene encoding olfactory receptor 51F2-like: protein MPSFNQSIFFPTVFFLTGIPGFETYHGWVFIPFSCLYVIAISGNCMILFVIITESSLHEPMYYFLSMLSFTDLGLCLSTLVTMVGIFWFNTREISFDACIGQMFFIHGFTFMESSVLLAMAFDRYIAICNPLRYATILTNSRIIKVGFAIVIRGTTALIPLLLLLKHLSFCGSHVLHHSYCFHPDVMKLSCTDTKINSAFGLAIVISTAALDSVLILLSYVLIIHSVLGIASSEEQKKAFGTCVSHISAVAIFYIPMISLSLVHRFGKHAPPLVHTLIANIYLLIPPVMNPIIYSVKTKKIHKAIVKMVLSKKI, encoded by the coding sequence ATGCCATCCTTCAATCAGAGCATTTTCTTCCCTACAGTCTTCTTTCTTACTGGCATCCCTGGTTTTGAAACCTACCATGGCTGGGTTTTCATCCCATTCTCTTGTCTCTATGTCATTGCTATCTCAGGGAATTGCATGATCTTGTTCGTCATCATCACTGAGTCAAGCCTTCATGAGCCCATGTACTACTTCCTCTCCATGCTATCCTTCACAGACCTAGGACTATGCCTTTCCACACTGGTCACCATGGTGGGTATTTTCTGGTTCAACACTCGAGAAATCAGCTTTGATGCCTGCATTGGCCAAATGTTCTTCATCCATGGTTTCACATTCATGGAGTCCTCGGTCCTCCTTGCAATGGCCTTTGATCGATATATTGCCATCTGTAACCCTCTGAGATATGCCACAATCTTAACCAATTCAAGGATCATTAAAGTGGGCTTTGCAATTGTTATTAGGGGGACAACAGCTCTGATTCCTTTACTCCTGCTTCTTAAGCATCTGTCCTTCTGTGGAAGTCATGTTCTGCACCATTCATATTGCTTCCACCCTGATGTGATGAAGCTTTCATGCACAGACACCAAGATTAACAGTGCATTTGGTCTGGCCATTGTCATCTCTACCGCTGCCTTGGACTCTGTCTTGATCCTCCTCTCCTATGTCCTGATCATCCACTCCGTGCTCGGCATTGCCTCCTCAGAGGAGCAGAAAAAGGCCTTTGGAACGTGTGTATCCCACATAAGTGCTGTTGCCATCTTCTACATCCCCATGATCAGTTTGTCACTCGTACATAGATTTGGGAAGCACGCCCCTCCCCTTGTGCATACTCTCATTGCCAACATTTATCTGCTCATTCCTCCTGTAATGAATCCCATAATCTACAGtgtgaagacaaagaaaattcacAAGGCCATAGTCAAAATGgttctttctaaaaaaatttag